Within the Calypte anna isolate BGI_N300 chromosome 28, bCalAnn1_v1.p, whole genome shotgun sequence genome, the region CGCTGTACCGGCACCCGGTGCcggggagaaggggggaggaggggggggagggaccCCGGTGCTGAACGGGGAGAAACGCCACACGGACACCgggcagcagcaccctgcagaGCTCCCGGTACCGGTGTCCTTCACCGCCCCCACTCCGtctcctcctgctttttcccCGCAGCGTTGTCGCGACTCCGCCGAGGCCGCCCCGTCGGGCCCGGTGCCGGTGATCGGTGCCGTTCGCCGGCGTTTCTCCGGGAGCCCGTTGTTGCCGCCGCTGGGTTGCCGGTGGGCGGAGGGGTCCCGCGGCCCCGAGCCCGAGACCGCCCGGGTGGTCTTCACCATCGAGGAGAGTGGGCCCAGCAGCGGCGACGAGGCCGAGCCCCCCCGGTAAGAACGGAACGGGAAGGGATTGGGGttgaagggaaaggagggaaggaggaggaggggttgATCGCTCCGGTGGTACCGGGATGGGTAGGGCGCTGTTGCCGGGACCGCTCCCGGTTTCAGCACCGTAGAGCGGACAGCAGCACCGGGAACGGTACCGGGAACACCGGGAACGGCACCGGGGGCACCGGGAGCTTCACCGGCACCGGGGGCACCGGGAGTGGCACTAGGGACACCGGGAATAGCTTCAGGGACACCGGCACCGAGAGCGTCACCGTCAGAGTCCCTAAAATGTCCCCAccaccctgtccctgtccccacgcCCGCCACCTCCGTCCTGACCCCCTTGTCCTCATCCTCATCACGCCCTCCCTGTCCCAGGCGGTGTCACCGCAGGGGCCCAGAGGTGACCTCGGTCCCTCCCCCTGTGGCTCGGGCACTGCAGGGTTATTTTTGGGCTCTCTCCGCCCCTCGCCTGTCCCAGCCCGGCTCTTGGGGACAGCACGAAGCTGGCAGGGCCGAGGGACCTGGCTCCGGTGTCGCTCGCTGCCCCTACACGTGGCCCGCGGGGACAGCCACAGCccgggaggggacagggactggCTGTCCCGGGGACAGGGACTGGCTGTcctgtgtcccctcctccccggctgtcccaggggctgctggctgctgccccagctctgcccctacCCCAGTGTCCCTCTGCCCTGATGTCCCCATGTTCGTGTTTGCCACCCCTTGGAAGCAAGGGGACCAGCAAGGTGTTTGGGGTCGCTACAGGTGGCATGTGGCACTGTCCCTcctgggtcccttccagctACTGGGTATTTTTGTGGCTACTGGGAACAGGAGGTGGCCACCCAGCTCCCAAGGCTGGGCCAGCAGCTTCATTGTGGGTGGCACTGCCACCAGCTTGGccttgtcctgctgctccctgtccccatcgGGTATGGCCCCAGGAGGCAGCTTGTCATGtggcagggaggtgctggggacacaAGGTAAGTCCTTGGGTGGGTTTGACTCTCACATGTGCCTTGGTGGCACTGTGTCAGGGCCACATCATGTGTCCAGGATGCTCCAGGCTCAGCCATGTCTTTTGGTGGCACCGTGGCAGGGCCACTCTGGATGTCCAGGAGCCCCCATGTCCCTTGCTGGCACCTTGGCAGGGTCACACCATGTGTCTGGGATACTCCAGGCTCTGACATGTCCCTTGCTGGCACCGTGGCCGTTCCTTTTCTCCGAGGATCAGTGTGGCATTTGCCATGTGTCCTCTCAGAGCCCCCCCTGCCCTTGTGGGGAGCAGCTGCCACCTTGGGGACAGCAGAATGACCGATGGCACAGGGCCAGCCGGGGGCCACGTGCTCGGGAAGCCAGGAACACAccgtggggggggggggatacAGccaggggtggagggggggggacaccCACTCCATGTGCCGGCTGCCGGAGCCAGACAGTTGTTTAATTTCCCAGGCGCGGGGGccgaggagggggggggatgaggATGGAAACTTTCCCGGGGCCGCCGGGACCAGAGCTGGGACGGGCTCAGGCTCCCTGCTCCGCACCGTGGCCTCGCTGTCCTTGTCCCCTTACCGGGGGTCCCTGAGCTCTCCCATGCTGCCCACCGCCCGGGCTTCTCCTCAGCACTCCCCCCACAATTCTCCCCGCAATTCCCCCCGCAATTCCCCCTGCAATTCTCCCGTCCTCTTCAAGAAGCTCCTGGTGACCCAGAGCATCCGCCTCCAGCGGCGTTTCACCGTCACACATCCCCTCGGGTAAGGGCGGGGGGACACCCCCGGGGGGTCCCCAGCGAGGGTGGGAGCAGGCACCGGGTTGTGCTGCCGGGCTGGGGTCGGTCTTTCCCCGCCTCCCCCACCCCCTACCCCCCCCCCACAGCACGTTCCCAAGGctgtggggacatgggggggggggaacaggggacagggggggtCCCGGGGGAGTGGGGCGGGGGGGCACTGACTGAGCACGGGCACATTCACTGCAGTGGTGGCCAGGCAGGTGCCAAGGGGGTTTGCCCCATGGtggggggtggcagggagggCAGAAGGGTTTTTTTACCTCCCCCCCCGGGACTCAGTCCTGCTGCCCCCCTCCTTGGAGctctgtagggtttttttggggtgctgggggtgctgcccTCATTGCAGGCGCCGGGGGGGTCACCAGATCACTCTTTGGCAGCCACAGAATCTATTTATAgtgtcccgtcccgtcccccccGCGCCAGCTCAGCCGTTGTTAACCCTGACACTCAACCCTGAGGTTTGACTGGGTTTGTGTCCCCTCCACGGGTTGTCCCCTGGGGGTGGCACCGGGGTCCGAGGTGGTGGCACACGGCCGGGAGCAGACGCGGGCATCACCCGCGGGGCCGGGGAAGTCACAATGGGGCTTTGTGTCCCGGGTACCATCGGGGACAcgaagcaggaaaacaagggGGTGCGGGACGGCGTGACGCGGTGCCTGGCTggcactgtcactgtcactgccGGGGAGAGGGACAGCCACCTCGCGGGGCTGCGGGTGGCACTGCCGGAGCGATGCTGCCGTGCAGCCGGTGCCCGTCCCGGAGACATTCCTGCATCGGGTAGGTGACAGcggcgggaggggagggggacGACAGGGTGACCCCAGTGGACCCCGCACTTTCCCAGTTCACCCAGTAGCTTGCCCGTGTCGCCGtggtggtggcaggaggggacaggcaCCGGGTAGCCCTTCCTGTTTCCCCGCGTTCTCAACCTTTCCCATGACCCCGGGGCCAGCGGAGCGGGGTGGGGGTGGGGTGAGGCCACCACGGGGACACTGCAGGTCCCTGTCCCCTTGTCCGTCCCCCCCGTGGACACGCGTGGCTTCCAGGTGACTCTTGTTGGGGTGTCCCCAGGCCACCACCGGCGTGTCCCCAGGGGGCAGGGCTTAGCTTCTCTGATGTCTTCTGTACTTTGGTGTCCCCTGCCTTTGTGTTGTGGCCGGGACACTGTCCCTGCCGTGGGGACACGGCACCCCGAGCTGGGGCTGATGGAGGCTTTGGGGCTTTCCAGGACTCGGGGCAATCGGGGACCAcggtgctggggacagggaggggacaagACAGGCAGGAACCGGTGGTTTCAGGATGGTGGGTCCTGTCCCAACCAGGTGACATGGGACAACCCACCTCAGCCAATGTCCCTGCTGGCAGGGGCTCCACGTGCACCGAGTTGTGCCCGTTCTCAGCCCCGggatgaaggagctggcagggccATGCTACGTGCTGGCTGATGTCACCGTGGGAAGCCACCAACCTGGAGCGTGCTGACGGTGGCACAGAGATCCCAACAAACCCCATGGCATCCCCTAGCCCCATGAGCTGACATCCATGCTCCTAATGCCACCTTTATCCCCTGTCtgtccccccctttccctccccctaGATTCGACCTGGAGAATGGCCCCTCGGGCCGGGGAGCAGCGGACCCCCAGGCCAGCCCGGGCGCGGGGCTGGTCCTGCAGGGCTCCTTCCCCCATGGCCAGCGCCGGGAATCCTTCCTCTACCGCTCCGACAGCGACTACGATCTGTCCCCAAAAGCCATGTCCCGCAACTCCTCCATTGCCAGCGACCTGTGAGTGTgtctcctccccttccccaacccccccccgagacccccctgctcccttccccacCGCTCATTCTCCCTTTGCTCCCCCAGCCATGGAGAAGACATGATTGTCACCCCCTTCGCCCAGGTAGGTGCTGTCCCCACGCCTTggtgaggaggggacagggtgTTTGGGGGGTGTCTTGAGGGGGTCCACCTGAACCCagcccccctctccctccccctccaggTCCTGGCCAGCCTCCGCACCGTCCGCAGCAACCTCACCCATCTCCAGGACCGCTCTGGCAGCAAGTgagtggggggggggatgaAGAGGGGAAGGGTCTCACTTTAGGAGGGGGGGTGCTGTGACTCCAGAAAGGGGgggagcacagccctggggggtCCCAACCATCTCCTCCACCCCCGTTTTGCAGACGAGCATCAAGCAGCAGCCTGCCCTCCGGGAGCAAGGCCAGCCTGGCCGGTGAGTCTCTAGGGATGATTTTTGTCCCTGTATCAGTGGGGACAGGTCCTGTTGGGCCACGAGCTGACAAAGGGGACACACCAAggtgtcccccccctccccccagcccggctgggacagagctgtggCTTTGCCCTTTGGGTTCCATGTCTGATTTTTGGTGGCTCCTCCCGCCCTTCGTGCGGCGGCGGCCGAGGTTGACGTCAAACCTTCCATTAATAAAACCCCAGCAGGGCCCCTGGGGCTGGCTGTCACCCCCGTGGGGACATTGTGGCATGCCACGTGCCCTGTGACGGGGTTGAGGCCCcccccctgcctggggacaccCGACCCCCAGGTCCCCCCGTGCCCCCAGACCCCTCCTCGCCATGGGGGCTCGGTGGGACACAGCCCCGTGGTGCCAGGaccctgtgtgtgtgtccccatgCTGGGTGGCCGTGCCACTTGCTGGCAGGTCCCTTGCCAAGGTGACGGGTGTCCCCAGCAGAGGATGCCCACCAGAAGCTCTCACGGGAGaccctggaggagctggattGGTGTTTGGAGCAGCTGGAGACACTGCAGACCAGGCACTCAGTCAGCGAGATGGCTTCCAACAAGGTAAAAAACACAGCGTGGAGCCCCCACCCATCACCCTGGGGGGCACAAAGCACCCCCCAGGCGGGTCACAGCCCACCCCCCTAGGTCAGGCAGCCCAGGGGGGGTCCTGCCtgagccctgctgcctgcagttcAAGCGGATGCTGAGCCGGGAGCTGACCCACCTCTCGGAGACGAGCCGCTCCGGGAATCAGGTGTCCGAGTACATCTCCAGCACCTTCCTGGGTGAGGACACCCCCCTTCCCAattctcccccctttttccccaggGGACACTGCCCAGTGTCACCTCAGCCAGCCCCAGGGTGGTCTTAGCACCTGCATCAagctggtggcactgggtgccTGCAGGGATGGTGGTTGGGTCCCACTTGGTTCTTGCCAAGGAATTAaattggggggtgggggagttCCCGTGGGATTTGCTGCCTTGGGGGTGTCCTGACTGGGAGCACTGGTGGATTCTGGTGTGTCCTGGTGCATtggggctgtccctgctgcccatgcaggaggtgAGGAGGGAAAGCATCCCCCCAGAAACATCCTCCTTTGCCATGATGTTGGGGTGATGCTCCAGATGACATCACGGTGACAACATCCTGGTGGGGATGGTGGCAGGGGGCAGGTGGTGGTCGTGCTCCCACCCTGTTCATggctccctccccaccctgtgCTGACCCAGACAAGCAGCATGAGGTGGAGCTCCCCTCGGCACTGgccaaggagaaggagaaggagaggaggaaacgTCCCATGTCCCAGATCAGTGGTGTCAGGAAGCTCATGCACAGCTCCAACCTCACCGCCACCACCATCCCCCGCTTCGGGGTGAGGACGGACCAGGAAGAGCTGTTGGCCAAGGTGGGCTCCAGCTTGAGTGACCCAACTGGGGGTCCCTGGTGTCAGTGGCCCCCCCAACACCCACCTCTGTCTTTTTGGTCCCCAGGAACTGGAGGACACCAACAAATGGGGGCTCGACATCTTCAAAGTCGCTGAGTACTCGGGGAACCGCCCGCTGACGGTCATCATGTACAGCATCTTCCAGGTCAGTGTCCCAAAGGGGTGGCCCTGTCCCCTTGGCTGGATGGGGACAtgccacctcctgcctccctgcaggAGCGTGACCTGATGAAGACCTTCCACATCCCCGTTGACACCTTCATCACCTACATGCTGACCCTGGAGGATCACTACCACATTGACGTGGCCTACCACAACAACATCCACGCTGCTGACGTGGCGCAGTCCACCCATGTCCTCCTCTCCACGCCTGCTCTGGAGGTGAGGCCCGGTCACCCAAGGCTACCAAGGCCACCAGGAGTGGCCACCTGCAATGCCTTTTCCCCACCGTTCCCAGGCTGTCTTCACAGACCTGGAGATCATGGCTGCCATCTTCGCCAGCGCCATCCACGATGTCGACCACCCTGGGGTCTCCAACCAGTTCCTCATCAATACCAGTGAGCTGGGgtgcagggatggagctgggagggtgCAGGGGACACTGGCATCCTGGAGCCACCTTCGGGTGACCACTGCCACCTCACAGACTCGGAGCTGGCGCTGATGTACAACGATGCCTCGGTGCTGGAGAACCACCACCTGGCTGTGGGCTTCAAGCTTCTCCAGGAGGAAAACTGTGACATCTTCCAAAACCTCAGCAAGAAGCAGAGGCAGTCGCTCCGTAAAATGGTCATCGACATGGTACGGGGGGGGTCAAGGCCACCCTAGGGTGCTGGGGGGCTTTGTGCTGGGGTCAGGTTGAGCCTTCTTCCTGGCTTGTTCAACCCAGGTCCTGGCCACAGATATGTCCAAGCACATGAACCTGCTGGCAGATTTGAAAACCATGGTGGAGACCAAGAAGGTGACCAGcctgggggtgctgctgctggataACTATTCTGACCGGATCCAGGTGGGGAAAGGAGTGGGAAAACCTTCCTGGTAGTGCAGGTCTTGGTCCTGGTTGCAGCTGGGGCTGCCGGGATGTCCTGTGTGGTGCCACCACCTCTTCAAACCTTGGTTGGCCATGACCAAGGGTGTTCTCGGCACAAGGGTGGTGGCCCTGGGGGACAAAGGACACGGTGGCTGTGTTCACAGGTTCTGCAGAACATGGTGCATTGCTCCGACCTCAGCAACCCCACGAAACCACTGGAGCTCTACCGGCAGTGGACTGATCGGATCATGGTGGAGTTCTTCCACCAGGGAGACcgggagagggagaaggggatggagatcAGCCCCATGTGTGACAAGCACACAGCCTCTGTGGAGAAGTCCCAGGTGGGGCAGTGacgtggggctgggggctgtggggatggggtgggggctgtggggatgaGGTCAGCCCCATGGTGACAAGATGGGCACCACAGGGATGAGATGGGGGTCATGGAGATGAATCGGGGGCCACAGGAACGGGCTGGGGGCTCAGCTTTGCCTTCCTCCAGGTGGGCTTCATCGACTTCATCGCCCACCCCCTGTGGGAGGCATGGGCTGACCTGGTGCACCCTGATGCCCAAGCGATCCTGGACACGCTGGAGGACAACCGGGAGTGGTACCAGAGCATGATCCCACGCAGCCCATCCCCACCACCTGAGGAACCTGGGGTGTCCCCTGCCACCGCCGACAAGTTCCAGTTTGAGCTGACACtggacgaggaggaggaggacgacgaggaggaggaaggagagtcAGACACGGAGCTGGAAGAGACTGAGAGCCCCTTGGATGAGGACAACAGCGGCTGCAAGACACCAGACTCAGAGTCTGTTGACACTGAGCACCTGTCACCTGGCCCTGGGGACCAGGATTCGCCTGTCACCCGCCCCAGGGACATGGACAACCGTCAGGTGCTGGAGGGGACACTGCTGCAGGACGGTGGTGGCAGTGGGCGCTCGGTGTCAGGGCCCGAGGACAACCAGGGGCTGTGCCTGGACACAGAGGGCAATGTCACATTCCTGTCCCTGGACACGTAGTGGCACCGGTCTGGTGGGTCCCCTCACTGCTGTGGGGACGTGGGACAAGTGCTGGGGACAGTGGAGAGCACTGGCATCAGAGTGGCCATGGGGACACGGAGGGACCCCATGTGTGTCCCCACGCAGGAGGTTTTGGTGGGCACAAGGAGGTCGCTCACCATCTCCCAGCGATTGTCcatgtgcagagctgctgggagaggtcCCTGTCCCTGTCAGACAGGGCTTGGGGACACTGTGCTCCTGATGTCCCTGTCACCACAAGGCTCCAGGAAGAGGTCTGCCACTCCAAAAGCATTTCGGTGCCTTGCAGAGCATCCCCACAGCAAAGTGGCACCGAGGGTGCTGGTGACAGCAGGAGGGACCTCGGGGTGGCCAGGCACAGGGGCACGTGGTGGCGgtggtttatttatttggggAAGGGGTTCACTTtttaaagccctttttttttttgttttgtagctCACTTTTTACTACCTGTAGCCTCAGCGCCGCGCACTCCCAGGCAGTTTTTTGGGGCAGAACAGCCGCGTTTCTCCCCTGCTGTCAGCACACAAAAATGTCACCTTCATACTTTGCACTTGGGGCCACCACTCCCCCTCGCAAATGTCCCCAGGGGGGTTGGGGCAGCCCTCTGGggtctttgttttggtttcttccATCACCTTCCAGACATTAAACCTGGCTTGTTCCAAACGGGAGCCTCGCGCGTGATGTTTTATCCAGTCACGCTCGGGCCCCGTTGTCCCCTGGGGACCGACGTGGTTGGTGGCCCCGTCTCCCGCTGGACATTGAGAAGGTCCCTGCTCCGTGTTGGAACAAAAGCCAACTCCTCCCTGGAAACAGCTTCTCCATCACCCACAAACACAACCGGCTAAGGTAAATATTTAATCGCCGGCTTGGCGCAGCGCAGGGCCcgttcccctcctcctccttctccttcttctcctccttctcctcctctctgcccctcCGCTCTTCCGCATTTCTCCCAAGGGTGGTTGAGCTCTGCAAACACATCCCCACCCGTGGGGCCTCTCACCCCACACGGGTGCCCCGGGGGATGGCGGTGGTGGCTCCGTCCTTGCTGTCCCCACCCCGGGTGTGAGGGACTGGGATGGGATGAAGCTGCCAGGGATGGTTCTGGGCTGAGGGCAGCACCCATGTGGTGAGGAGGACGATggaggctgtggctggaggTGGAGGGCAGCACCCAAGGGAccctccctgccctgtcccACTGCTtctgggggctctggggggtGTCCCTGTCCCACTGGGTCCTCGCTGCCCTCCCGTGAGGCCGCCATATGCTGCCTCCCCCTAATCCCCCTGAGGGCCTCAGGGCGAAGGAGGACGCGGGGGCTCGGGCAGGACATGGCCGCCCACCTACAACCCTCACCCCGGCTGGGCCAGGTACTGGGAacactggggacactgggagtactgggagcactgggagcactgggagcacCAGACCCCGCAGGCTGAGGCCTCACAGGGTGGGCTCGATGCTCCTAGTGAGAGGATGTGGTGAGGCCGCCCCTAACTGCAAGCCTCAGGGAGGCCCCTGGCCGTCGCAACAGGGGGTCATGTCGCGACAGAGGAGACTGTGAAGCCTCGCCCTCTCCGTTTCCCCTCTCAGTGGGAATggtccttccctctcccccctaTCCGGGGAGGGAATGGTTCAGCCCACACCCGCGGGGCGCTGCGGGACCGCACCACTGCGCGCTGCGCCGGGGGGAGTCTCGGCCTCACCCACCGCTCTGAGAGGGGGGGGCTcaccccccaacccccacccTCCAGCCCCGCACCCTCGGGCGTGTCCATCAGTCAGCAGTTCCAACCAATCACCATTCTCCCTTTCCTGTGACGTCACGATTTTCATTTGCATACATCACCCCTCCCACtctattttctctcctccccccccccgcaACCTCCCCCCgcaacatcccccccccccctcccgtgACGTCATCCGAGCTCCGCAACCGCCGGGGCGGCGCGCGCCGCTGCTGCAGTCGCTgcgggaggaggaggcggcggcgcgAGCGCGGGCTGGAGGTGAGCGCGCGCCCCCgccaccaccccccccacccccaggaaccccccccccaagcccccccaccccatcaTCACACACCGCGTACCCCCCCTCAGCACCTCCCCCCGTGAGCAGCCCCCCCCGAGCATCCCTGAGCGCCCCCCTTGAACATCCCCCCCCTGAGCACCCCCTGGGCATCGGCAGAgggggacgggggggggggggcatggcggctgcagagctgggggggggggatgcgggtttttttttgagggggggagGGTGTGAGGTGGATGCGGAGCGGGGAGCGGGGCGGATGCGGGTTTTTTTCTCTCGGTAGAACGAGGACCGGCGGGGCTGCGCTGGGCCTGCggggaggggcaggggctgagcccCCTCCCTGCGGCACCCCGCACCCCCCCCGGGCACCCTGCAatccccccctgccccatcaCCCTGCACCCCCTCCCCGCAGCACCTTGctctccccccgccccccccccccccccgcacaccCTCTGCATCCTGCGTACCCCCCCCAACAGCGCACTGGGccccccccagcatcaccctgcACCCCTCCAGTGTCACCCTGTACCCCCCCAGCCTCACCCTGCACCCCCCCAGCCTCACCCTGCAcccccccagcatcaccctgtACCCCCCCAGCCTCACCCTGCACCCCCCCAGCCTTACCCTGCACCCCCCCAGCCTCACCCTGCAcccccccagcatcaccctgtACCCCCCCAGCCTCACCCTGCACCCCCCCAGCCTCACCCTGTACCCCCCCAGCCTTACCCTGCACCCCCGCAGCCTCACCCTGCACCCCCCCAGTGTCACCCTGTAGCCCCCAGTGTCACCCTGCACCCCCCCAGCCTCACCCTGCACCCCCCCAGTGTCACCCTGTAGCCCCCAGCGTCACCCTGCACCCCCCCAGCgaccccctgcacccccccagTGTCACCCTGTAGCCCCCAGTGTCACCCTGCACCCCCCCAGTGTCATCCTGTAcccccccagcatcaccctgcACCCCCCCAGTGTCACCCTGcaccccctctgcccccccacAACCCCCTGTGCACCCTCCAGCTCCCCCTTCCCACCTTTACCCcatcccccccccaacccccagcaccctcctgggTGGTCCCCACGCACCGGGGGCCATTTTGTGATGGGGGAGACTCAGGGGGGGgtcctccctgtcccccaacCTTTAAGGTGGGCAGAGGGGTGGCCTGGTTgaccccttccaaccccccccaacccaacccaacccaacccatgaCTCAACACATGGTGTGGTGTGAATTTGGCACTGTCACcgaggtggtggtggtggtgatgatggtgatggtagtgatggtggtggtggttatggtgatgatggtgatgatggtggtggtgatggtgatgattttgatggtggtgatgatgatgatagtgatggtgatgatggtggtgatgatggtggtggttatggtgatgatgatgatggtggtTATGGTGATGGTGGCTTCTCCTTGCAGATGGCGTCGGCTACAGATTCCCGTTACGGGCAGAAGGAATCCTCGGATCAGAATTTTGATTACATGTTTAAAATCCTCATCATTGGGAACAGCAGCGTGGGGAAAACTTCCTTCCTCTTCCGGTACGCCGACGACTCCTTCACCCCCGCCTTCGTCAGCACCGTCGGCATCGACTTCAAGGTCAAAACCATCTACAGGAACGACAAACGGATCAAGCTGCAGATCTGGGTGAGACCCCAGGAGTCCCCACCGCTCCCGTGGAGGTCCTCACAAGTCCACACAGGTCCCCAGGAACCCCCTGAGGTTCCCTGGAGGTCCTCACAGGTCCCTATAGGTCCCCAGGAACCCCCTGAGGTCCCCTGGAGGTCCCCAGAGGTTCCCCGGAGGTCCCCAGATGTTCCCTCTGAGTCCTTACAGGTCCTTAAACGTCCCCTGGAGGTCCCCAGAGGTTCCCTGTAGGTCCTCACAGGTCCCTGTAGGACCCCTGGAGGTCTCAGGAGTCCCTGAAGGAATCCCCACAGGTCCCCTGGAGGTTCCTATAGCTCCCCAGAAGTCCCCAGGAGTCCCCAGAGATTCCCTGGAAGTCCCCACAGGCCCCTATAGGTTCCCTGGAGGTCCCCAGAGGTTCCCTGGAGGTCCTCACAGGTCCCTATAGGACCCCTGGAGGTCCCAGGAGTCCCTGAAGGAGTCCCCAGAGGTCCCCTGGAGGTCCCCACCGGTACCTATAGGTCCCCAGAAGTCCTCACAGGTCCCCAAGAGGTCCCTATAGGTCCCCATGAGTCCCTAGAGGTCCCCTGGAAGCCCCCACAGGCCCCTATGGGTCCCCAAAGGGTCCCCAGAGGTTCCCTGTAGGTCCTCCCAGGTCCCTATAGGTCCCCTGGAGATCCGAGGAGTTCCTGAAGGAGTCCCCACAGGTCCCCTGGAGGTTCCTATAGCTCCCCAGAAGTCCCCACAGGTCCCCAGGAGTCCCCAGAGGTTCCCTGGAAGTCCCCACAGGCCCCTATAGGTTCTCTATAGGTCCCCAGACGTTCCCTGGAGGTCCTCACAGATCCCTATAGGACGCCTGGAGGTCCCAGGAGTCCCTGAAGGAGTCCCCACAGGTCCCCTGGAGGTCCCCATCAGTACCTATAGGTCCCCTGGAGTTCCCCAGAGGTTCCCTGGAGGTCCCCACCGGGACCTATAGGTCCCCACAGGTCCCCAGAAATCCCCACAGGTCCCCAGGAGTCCCCAGAGGTTCCCTGGAAGTCCCCACAGGCCCCTATAGGTTCTCTACAGGTCCCCAGACATTCCCCAGAGGTCCCCAGAGGTTCCCTGGAGGACCTCACAGATCCCTATAGGACCCCTGGAGGTCCCAGGAGTCCCTGAAGGAGTCCCCAGAGGTCCCCTCAGGTCCCCCCCATGCCAGCAGGAGGCTGTGTGCCCTTGGGGTGGCTTCTCCTCCATCCTTTgacagagctgggggggtgacgaggagggggagaggtgtccctgaggTGTCCTTGAGGCCCCCCAGGACACCCACACGTGTCCCCTAAGGGGTGACAGGCtgttccccccctccccatccccaggacACGGCGGGACAGGAGCGGTACCGAACCATCACCACCGCCTATTACCGGGGTGCCATGGGCTTCATCCTCATGTACGACATCACCAACGAGGAGTCTTTCAATGCTGTCCAGGACTGGTGAGACACCAGGGACCCCCCCTCAACCCAACCTTGCTCTCCGTGGGCATCCCACCCATCCCCAAAatccctttattttattttattttattttattttattttattttattttattttatcttattttattta harbors:
- the LOC115599848 gene encoding uncharacterized protein LOC115599848, translated to MRRSRTTLSFLGAEVRPAPAPVPGSTGEALSRLRRGRPVGPGAGDRCRSPAFLREPVVAAAGLPVGGGVPRPRARDRPGGLHHRGEWAQQRRRGRAPPVRTEREGIGVEGKGGKEEEGLIAPVVPGWVGRCCRDRSRFQHRRADSSTGNGTGNTGNGTGGTGSFTGTGGTGSGTRDTGNSFRDTGTESVTVRVPKMSPPPCPCPHARHLRPDPLVLILITPSLSQAVSPQGPRGDLGPSPCGSGTAGLFLGSLRPSPVPARLLGTARSWQGRGTWLRCRSLPLHVARGDSHSPGGDRDWLSRGQGLAVLCPLLPGCPRGCWLLPQLCPYPSVPLP